The following proteins are encoded in a genomic region of Fervidobacterium pennivorans DSM 9078:
- the cas2 gene encoding CRISPR-associated endonuclease Cas2, with translation MYVIMVYDVNVKRVNKVLKIGRKYLNWTLRSVLEGLLTEELYENLKEEIMRVINTEEDAVYFYLIDTYNAPHKTIIGATPGEFNFIE, from the coding sequence ATGTATGTGATAATGGTATACGATGTAAACGTGAAAAGGGTTAACAAGGTTTTGAAAATAGGGCGAAAATATTTAAATTGGACTTTAAGGTCCGTGCTTGAGGGGCTTCTTACGGAGGAGTTGTACGAAAACCTGAAAGAAGAAATAATGAGGGTAATAAATACAGAGGAGGACGCTGTTTATTTCTATTTGATTGATACTTACAATGCGCCTCACAAAACTATTATTGGGGCGACACCAGGTGAGTTTAATTTCATTGAATAG
- the cas2 gene encoding CRISPR-associated endonuclease Cas2, producing the protein MSKRYLLVYDVNEKRVAKVHKLLLRFLVWKQNSTFEGYLPRGALKELIRRVSKYIRKEDDDGLVIYSLPKGTKLKVEIIGKDKANSLTNFIE; encoded by the coding sequence ATGAGCAAAAGATACTTATTAGTGTACGATGTAAACGAGAAACGTGTTGCAAAGGTTCACAAATTACTACTTAGATTCCTTGTTTGGAAACAGAACTCAACGTTTGAGGGATATCTACCAAGAGGAGCTCTAAAAGAACTAATTAGAAGAGTATCGAAGTATATCCGCAAAGAAGACGACGACGGATTGGTAATATACTCCCTACCCAAGGGAACAAAGTTGAAAGTGGAAATAATAGGAAAAGACAAGGCTAACAGTTTAACAAATTTCATTGAATAA
- the cas6 gene encoding CRISPR-associated endoribonuclease Cas6, with protein MYINFTFDKLELPTEYNHILQAFVLNLIDDEEYRKFLHDKGYTFGKRLYKLFSFSRLLGRFQIDSQTKTIKFFDHVVLIISTADERLIEFVVDRVGRFENLRLGRNFVVPAKIEIFELPETDHIVVSTKSPITVYSTVDKDGKKYTLYHSPHDEIFSKLLEENLKRKFHAAFGREFQGQLRIKNIAPNPKRVVVGYKERKLDAWITVLELEGDYEILKLAYDAGLGSKNSAGFGCIELVGRDII; from the coding sequence GTGTACATTAACTTTACATTTGACAAGTTGGAACTTCCAACAGAATACAATCACATTTTGCAAGCATTTGTTCTGAACTTAATTGATGATGAAGAATACAGAAAATTCTTGCATGACAAAGGATACACCTTTGGTAAGCGTTTGTATAAACTGTTCTCATTTTCCAGACTTCTTGGAAGGTTCCAAATAGATAGTCAAACCAAAACAATAAAGTTCTTTGACCATGTTGTCCTTATCATATCGACGGCAGACGAAAGACTAATAGAATTCGTTGTCGACAGAGTTGGCAGATTCGAAAACCTTAGATTGGGTAGGAATTTTGTCGTGCCAGCAAAGATTGAGATATTTGAACTTCCAGAAACTGACCACATCGTAGTTTCAACAAAATCTCCAATTACGGTTTATTCGACAGTAGACAAAGATGGAAAGAAATACACACTTTATCACTCACCACACGATGAAATCTTTTCAAAACTGTTAGAGGAGAACCTCAAAAGAAAATTTCACGCGGCATTTGGTAGAGAATTTCAGGGACAACTGAGAATAAAAAACATTGCCCCAAATCCGAAGAGGGTGGTTGTGGGGTACAAAGAAAGGAAGTTAGATGCTTGGATAACAGTGCTTGAGCTGGAAGGGGACTATGAAATCCTTAAATTAGCATACGATGCAGGGCTTGGTTCTAAAAATTCCGCAGGTTTTGGTTGTATAGAGCTTGTGGGTAGAGATATTATCTGA
- the csm5 gene encoding type III-A CRISPR-associated RAMP protein Csm5, with product MNKNSTFSKRMIIEPISPVFIGSGEKVGKFETLVDGGKTYILNFDKLMENDEFVESFVEKMDEILNPSTKDGALKEIFDKLKINIGDYSHTSFPTIKDKNGKPKTLQISRFVHTAGRFYIPGSSIKGAIRTALIKANEAFAEPFENALNTPNVSKSEVNKIEDNVFGSAQLSPFKALIISDSSFIDKNYIKFKKVEVIHLERPKQGIPQFFEVWLHDLRNTGSNKVESRITFKADVLSKLLQNGARKEAVDYLMQVFGSEKNFVDTMKEAARILIEMEKQKISASNYQQKNELLNFYNTLSKINKETENGFVLRIGGHSGFYSKTAYRGFLKRDQVKVLKILFGYKKVKENNFPVTTRIVRLSESPKDILPVGWIKVKLLD from the coding sequence ATGAACAAAAATTCAACATTTTCAAAGCGAATGATAATTGAACCTATTTCTCCTGTCTTTATTGGTTCAGGAGAAAAAGTGGGAAAATTTGAAACTTTGGTGGATGGCGGTAAGACCTATATTCTCAACTTTGATAAGCTCATGGAAAATGATGAGTTTGTAGAGTCCTTTGTTGAAAAAATGGATGAAATATTAAACCCATCAACAAAAGATGGTGCTTTGAAAGAAATATTTGATAAATTAAAAATTAATATCGGGGATTACAGTCACACATCATTCCCGACAATAAAAGACAAAAATGGAAAACCAAAGACTCTTCAAATTAGCAGATTCGTCCACACCGCTGGTAGATTTTACATCCCTGGCAGTTCCATCAAAGGTGCAATAAGAACGGCGCTAATAAAGGCTAATGAAGCATTTGCAGAACCTTTTGAAAATGCACTAAATACACCTAACGTATCAAAATCAGAAGTTAATAAAATTGAAGACAATGTCTTTGGAAGTGCGCAACTATCACCATTCAAAGCACTGATAATCTCAGATAGCTCGTTTATTGACAAAAATTACATAAAATTCAAAAAAGTTGAAGTAATCCATTTGGAAAGACCCAAGCAAGGTATTCCACAGTTTTTTGAAGTATGGTTGCATGACCTGAGAAACACTGGTTCAAACAAAGTCGAAAGCAGGATAACTTTCAAAGCAGACGTATTGAGCAAACTACTACAGAACGGTGCAAGGAAGGAAGCTGTTGATTATTTAATGCAAGTGTTTGGAAGCGAAAAAAATTTCGTCGATACTATGAAAGAAGCAGCGCGAATATTAATAGAGATGGAAAAGCAAAAGATTAGTGCTTCTAACTATCAGCAGAAAAATGAGCTATTGAATTTCTATAACACACTCTCTAAAATCAACAAAGAAACAGAGAACGGATTCGTTCTAAGAATTGGTGGGCACAGTGGATTTTATTCAAAAACAGCTTACAGAGGATTTTTGAAACGTGATCAAGTAAAGGTTTTGAAAATTCTATTTGGCTACAAAAAAGTGAAGGAAAATAACTTTCCAGTAACCACGCGAATTGTGAGATTATCGGAGTCTCCAAAAGATATATTACCAGTTGGATGGATAAAAGTAAAACTTCTTGATTAG
- the csm4 gene encoding type III-A CRISPR-associated RAMP protein Csm4, translating to MDYRVKIRFKGPLHIGFIDGVGEVSEGMVHADTLFSALVCAYSKLFGSEKTAELIENISDNTEETELLISSAFYYVGDKYFLPRPKGENFNLEKISQPKKLKKIKFVDEEIVTKNIAVEEKDIHGQFLSKSEVQFSNGFEGPVEIFERPRAGINRINSKSNLYYFSEVHFAPNCGLWFYLRVGKELKEEILASLKLLADEGLGGDRTYGFGNFEYKIEEVQLPVVGDKYLLLSPYIPSKNDYTNESKEIAKEISDAYELKYRTGYIFGTDQKAKRVVMFTEGSVFKKPVRGKILDITPDGFEKTYGYRVYRYGKAFLLPFKGGNNV from the coding sequence ATGGACTATCGGGTTAAGATAAGATTTAAAGGTCCATTACACATAGGTTTTATCGACGGTGTAGGTGAAGTCTCTGAGGGGATGGTCCACGCAGATACCTTATTTAGCGCTTTAGTTTGCGCTTATTCAAAACTTTTTGGCTCTGAGAAAACTGCAGAGCTAATTGAGAATATCTCAGACAATACAGAAGAAACGGAACTACTCATCTCTTCAGCATTCTATTATGTAGGTGATAAATACTTTTTACCAAGACCGAAGGGTGAAAATTTTAACTTAGAAAAAATATCTCAGCCTAAAAAACTCAAGAAGATAAAATTTGTCGACGAAGAAATCGTTACCAAGAACATAGCTGTTGAAGAGAAAGATATTCATGGACAATTTCTTAGCAAAAGCGAAGTGCAATTCTCAAATGGTTTCGAAGGACCGGTTGAAATCTTCGAGCGTCCGAGGGCGGGTATAAACCGCATCAATTCGAAATCAAACCTTTATTACTTTTCAGAGGTACACTTTGCTCCGAACTGCGGTCTGTGGTTCTATCTAAGAGTTGGAAAGGAATTAAAGGAAGAAATACTTGCTTCTCTGAAATTGTTAGCTGACGAAGGTCTTGGCGGAGATAGAACCTATGGATTTGGAAATTTTGAATACAAAATAGAAGAAGTACAACTACCAGTGGTCGGAGACAAGTATTTGCTATTATCTCCTTACATTCCCTCAAAGAACGATTATACAAACGAATCCAAAGAAATTGCTAAGGAAATCTCTGATGCATACGAACTGAAATACAGAACAGGCTACATCTTTGGAACTGACCAAAAGGCGAAAAGGGTAGTTATGTTCACAGAAGGTTCTGTTTTTAAAAAGCCGGTAAGAGGCAAGATTTTAGACATAACTCCCGATGGATTTGAAAAAACGTATGGGTATAGGGTTTACAGATATGGTAAAGCTTTCTTACTCCCGTTCAAAGGGGGCAATAATGTATGA
- the csm3 gene encoding type III-A CRISPR-associated RAMP protein Csm3, with product MEVKDFVGKYIVTADIEVKTGLHIGTSKEDLEIGGLDNPVIKDPKGRPYIPGSSLKGKMRVLSEFYHGKVSKDGNVHKCTDPNCPVCGLFGTSVDNKSDNTFARTRLIVRDAYLDEKSLEPLSDFLETKWTELKYENTINRVTSRANPRQQERVPAGAIFKAEFVVDIYDGDGDKFLKNLLLAMKLLEDDYLGGSGSRGYGKIEFKNIKVLKRERDYYLGNKEEEKVGEYSTLKKALEELK from the coding sequence ATGGAAGTAAAGGATTTCGTTGGTAAATACATTGTTACTGCTGATATTGAAGTTAAAACGGGTTTACACATTGGGACTAGCAAAGAAGATTTGGAAATAGGCGGTCTTGATAACCCAGTTATTAAGGATCCAAAGGGTAGACCATATATTCCTGGTAGCAGCTTGAAAGGAAAAATGAGGGTGCTTAGTGAATTCTACCACGGTAAAGTCAGTAAAGATGGAAATGTTCACAAATGTACGGATCCTAATTGCCCAGTCTGTGGATTATTTGGAACATCTGTTGACAACAAGTCCGATAACACATTCGCCAGAACAAGACTAATCGTTAGGGATGCATACTTAGATGAAAAAAGCCTTGAACCACTTTCTGATTTCCTTGAAACAAAATGGACGGAACTCAAATACGAAAACACAATAAACAGGGTAACTTCAAGAGCAAATCCAAGGCAACAAGAACGTGTACCAGCTGGAGCGATATTCAAAGCAGAATTCGTAGTTGATATTTACGATGGAGATGGGGATAAATTTCTGAAAAACTTATTGTTAGCTATGAAATTGCTCGAAGACGACTATCTTGGCGGTAGCGGTTCGAGAGGATATGGAAAGATTGAATTTAAAAACATAAAAGTTTTAAAGAGAGAAAGGGATTATTACCTTGGTAATAAAGAGGAGGAAAAAGTCGGAGAATATTCAACACTGAAAAAAGCGCTTGAAGAACTTAAATAA